GCTTGGAATGTTGAATACGAATAATCAGTGGTTCTTATTAAGGTTAAAAACTCTCTCTCCCTTTTTCTTCTAGTTTTTTGGTTAAGTTTTATAAAAGAAAAAACAATTATAAGCTAATATTTGTTTTTGTTTATAGAAGATTAGGCGAATAACTTTTTTGTATCAGGTGGAACTGTTAACAGACTTATTATTATCACGAATAATAGTGATATAAAAAATGCTGGGAGCATACCAGGTACTATCAGCTCAGTAGGCATAGAAGAAGAAATGCCGAACTTGTCCCAGATTATCACCGTGGCTGTACCTGAGATCATACCAGCTATCGCTCCCCATTTAGTAGTACGCCTCCACCAGAGCGATAATATAATCAGGGGGCCGAAGGAGGCTGCTAAACCACCCCATGCAAAAGCTACAAGGAAATATATGACTCCTCCCTGTAGAGCAAGCAAAAAAGCTATTATTGATAGTAATACAACAGATATCCTGCTGAGAAGAACTAGTTTTTTCTGGTTTACCTCAGGATTTATAAGCTTATGATATACGTCTTCAACAATCGCTGATGTTGCCACAAGAAGCTGTGAATCAGCAGTTGACATAATAGCAGCTGTTATAGCAGCTATAGCTATACCTGCCGCCCACTCTGGGAGTAGGTTCATGACTAGAAGAGGCATTACTTTTTCTGGATCCGGCAGTTCTTTGAACATAGCAAGACCTATGATCCCTATTAGTACTGCTCCCCAGAGACTGATAATAACCCAAGTCATACCTATTAGTGTGCTGTTCCAGATTTTTTTCTCATCTTTTATAGCCATATATCTTGTTATGATGTGTGGTTGCCCAGGGTAACCAAAGAACCATGACATACTAACAAAAGCAAACAATAGGAATATCAGGCCGCTATATCCAAATCCTGGTGATATCGTGTTTATATTTATTTGTCCTATTTCTGTAAAAATTGTGTCTAATCCACCTAGTTTTATGATACCTACTATTGGTAGGATAAGCAGGATTCCTACCATAAGCATTCCTTGAAATACATCGGTCCATGCAACTGCAACAAAACCCCCCATCAATGTATAAAATGTTATAATTGCAAATCCTAAAATTAGTGCAGAATTGTAGTCCCACCCAAAGGTTTCGCTAAGTATTTTTCCACTTGCTACCATCTGTACTGACACATAAGCTACCATGAAAATGGTGATTATGGTGGTAGCAATACCTCTTATAACGTGCGTATCATCTTTAAATCTGTCCTCCAAGAAATCCGGTATGGTAAGCGCGTGTAATTTATGTGTAAACCTTCTAAGCCTTTTTGCTATTATACTCCAGTTGAAAAGGGTACCTAATGAGGCCCCTATCGCAGTCCAGAACGCTGCTATTCCATACATAAACCCTCTGCCTGGTAACCCCATCACTAGCCATCCACTCATATCTGATGCTTCAGCGCTTATAGCAACCGGCCAACTCCCTAATTTCCTCCCCGCTATCAAGAAATCATCAAGGGTTTTATTGAATTTTGAGGACCATATGCCTATCAGCACAAGAATGATTAGATACACTATGAACGCCAGGATTATTATGCTCATCTTGTCCTCCGTTTATACCAATATAGATAAAATGTTGTAGCAATTATCACAAAGAACACTGGTAGCACCAAAAACAACCAGGTTTCAACAGGTATCTTTATTTCTTTTACCGCGGGCATAGGTTGTTCAAATGTTTGAGCATCAAAACAATATATTTTTCCATTTGTAGACCCAACATATATTCTTCCATCACATGCCACTGGTGAAGACACGATAGGTTTTGTAACATAGTTATATATCCCCTCTATATGATAATCAGGAGCCACACTCCATTCCAAACCCCCGTCTTCTGCGTTTACCGCATAGAATCTACCGTCACTAGATCCAAAGAATACAAAACCTCCATAAACCGTTGGAGATGACTTTATACCACCATCTGTTGAGAAAAACCATCTCAACGTCCCATCATCCACATCAAGTGCATACATATTATTGTCTTCAGAGCCAACATAAATCATATCTTTATATATAACTGGAGAAGAATCAATACCCCACCCAGCAGTAAACCTCCATTTTAGTTTTCCTGTTTTAGCATCTAATGCATATAGATTGTTATCCCAAGACCCAAAATAAACAAAGTCGTTAGATATAAGTGGCGATGAACAAATCGCCTGTCCTGTTTTATATTTCCATTTTACTTCCCCATTTTTTGTATCAATGGCATAGAGATATCCATCATTTGAACCAACATACAAAACATTTTTGTTTATCACTGGTGAGGAGTATATCTCTCCTTTTGTCTCAAATTTCCATTTTAAGTCACCATTTTCTGAGTTTAAGGCATAAACATTATTGTCATGGGAGCTACAATATACAACTCCCTCTAAGAAAGCAGACTTTGATGAAACTGTACCAATATCCTCCCTCGCCCATATAATATCCCCTGAATTTTTATCTAACGCATACAAACCATCGCTAGATCCTATATACACAGTGTTGTCAAATATAATAGGAGATGATGTACTACTACAACCTATGTTTTTCTCCCATAGTTGTCTGCCAGTTTTTCCATCTAACGCGAATATTTCTCCATTCCAGGATGTAGCATATAATATATTATCAGATATAGCTGGGGAGGAGTAAACCGCGTTTCCAAGTTCATTCCCTTTGGTTTCATACTTCCATAAAATACTACTTTTTTTCCTTTCATTGCTTGTTTTTTTCTGATCCGTAGTATAGTATTTGTTAGGTGATGATAACGCATAAAGTTGCACCCATCCGCAGGCAGGCATATCTGTATAACCTGGTTTTACCTTTTTAAACGGGTGCTCACTAGCTATAAAATCTGTACCATCTGGTTTACCCATAAAAGCCCAGAAACCAAAATCATTCACCAGCTGAGAATCTGTTATCTTACAATCCATAGATCCACTGTGAATCGGAGATGTAGTCATAATTTTCTTTGCAACATCAACATCTATTTTACCGTAATATTCATCTCTTAGTTCCTCGAACTTTATGTCTCTATCACTTGGCACAAATTTTCTACTAACTACTCTTCCAATGACTCCTAGCCCAAAGATCGATGTAAGCTCCCACCTCACCCGGTCATTTTTAACATTATTACAAGACCAGATAAAACCGTTTTTTGTCCTATTTAACCCATAATTATGTAACGCTAACTCTAACGATGCAATCTCTCCTGTCTTAGTATCTCCCATCAACCAATCATTTGCATAAAGGCCATTATTTTTTTTCAAAAGATAACTTATCATTTCATCAATACTATCGGAATATTGTATAGCTTTACGAGATCGAACAACAACAGGGTCTCCTACTTTACTCCAAGGCCCCATTTTGAGACTGGTTCCCATTAATATCATTCCCGCATTATTCTGGTTGAAATCTTCATCGCTCCAAATAAGACCAGGAGAAGTAGTCATAAGAATTCTGTAGCCATCACTTGGTTGGATATCAAGTATCACATTAAAACGCTCTGCGGTATAGAGATGCCACCAAATTCCATCAAAAGCAAACGAAAAAGTAGAATGTGATGCAACAATTCTTCCATCTGCAGTTGCATCACCAGTTGCTATAAAAGCACTACAATGATCTGCATATTCTGTATAAGAAGAAAAACCAGCTTTTAAAAAATTTGAGAGCAACAATTTAACCCTCGATCTAAATGGGTGAATAAAAAGACTCCTAGTTCGAGTTAGCATTTCATACATCTCATTCAACGTTAAGATATCTTTGTAATTCACAGCAGCCCCGTCAACCACGCCGCCTCTATCAGCTACTCCATCAGCTATTCCTTTTATCTCCTGCTTATATTCCTCAGGGTATTTATTCCAAAAAAGCTGCATAGCAGTTCTTTTATGTATCTTCCACGACCATTTCTCCGGAAACAATCTACTCCACCGTTGTATAATATCAACAATTTCAGCAGATGCAAGATAACCATATTGATAGCCCCTTTCGTATGGTTCTCCTTCGATATGAAGATAAATCCATCCTTGTATGTTATAACGATAACCGCCTTTGTAATATTCAGAACCTATGGTTTTAAATTCGTCATGTACCCCCTCTGCTAAATAGTTACTTAGAAACACCTGCAACAATACGATAACTAACAGCATCATACAATATATTTTTTTCATATAGGCTACACAAATATATCTATTTACATTATATATATAAATTATCATTTAAATAATAATAAAAAATTGATGAAAAAAGAAGAATAAACGATTGTTTTATCTGCAGATATTACACCTAATCGCTTTCAGACCACATAATATTCCCAATCGCAGTTAATAAAATCAGTGAAGAGGTTGAGGAGGTATACCATATGGTAAAACCGGTTGAACATCCGGTGTTCTCCAATAGTGAAGATTCTCTATGTTCTCAAGAAGATATAGTAGTACTGGTAAAGATGCTTTCATCCAATGTACAAGTTGGTCATGTTTCCCTATTTTATACCAAGGCTCATAATCCTGTGACAGAAGTTCATAGAGGAAAGATGGTACACGAAATTCCTTAAAACACCAATCCATCACATTACCACTGCTAGTGCCTTTTTCACCTCGATATGTTTCATACTCTGTGTTCTCTTCAACCCAGTCTTTCACGGTGTTAAACACATTTTTTTCCCTCTGTGACAATTCAAAAGGTGGATTTGGGACCAGCCACGGGCTCATAACATTATGTTGTGCTGTATGACAATTAACATAGAGGGAGAAATCACCGTAGCTGAGAGATTTAATCAAATCCCTAATGGCTCTAGACTCTGGCTCTGAGAAGGGCTGTCTACCACAGTTAGTAAAAACACCTAAAAAAGGTATTTTTAAATAAGGAATATTTATCCGACCGAAGAGTTTACCGATGCGAACAACACGCCCTTTTAATTTACCAAAATCTACATCAAAATTCCTGTTTAAATCTATACCATTATAATTCCATCTGGTATTTTGTTGTCTACCATCGGGATTAAACAAAGGAACAATGTAGACCTCAGTAGTATTCAATATGCGAGTAACTGTTGAGTTTTTACCAAAATTAATAAGAAGATACTCAGCTAGATAAAGACAGATTTCACCAGCTTCCCATTCGTTGCCGTGGATGCAACCATCTATAAGACATGAATATTTTTTACCATTGATGTTTTCATTTGTTATTTTAATGCACCAGATCTCTCTACCTTGAACACTCTTACCTATTGAATATAGGTATGTCAAATCAGGGAAATCTTCATTAAACTCATTTAGTTTTTTCTCGGTGGCATAATAGTCATGATACTGCCCATCGTTCCAATTGGGCAGTATAGCCAAATGATCTAATGGGGATTTGGGTGTCAAGGCCTCTGGTGCTTTTGACTCTTTTTGTTCCAAACAACCAGCAAAAAGTATTACAAGCAAAATACAAGTGACGAATAGTATTTCTAAATTAGCTAACCTGCAGTGATTCATTTTTTGCTAACCTACCACTATTATTTTATTAGTTTTATTATATATATAGTTTGTTATCTTATTATCTAATTTTTCCTCTTAGTATCTTTTTCAACATATCTTGATATAGCCTTTTTTACTGTTTGTTTTATTAGATGAATGCTAATCAACTGTCCTAATTTTTCTTTAATTTTCTAGACTTATGTGTGCCTAAATCCTGTGGTTTAACTTTCGTCCAAAATTTATGGCCTAAGCATCTTATCCCTCAGATGATCTACGGCAGGTATCATTATGCTGATACTTGTTGGCAAAAAATCTATTAACATCTTTCGAGCGGAAATCTATAGCATTTATGTCATAGATGAATCGCATAGATATTTGTTGTTAAAATTCCATTAGTATTTTCTTTCGCTCGAGGGTAAAGCCATGCAATTTTATTGCGTGTAACGGCTGCTATTGCACTCAAATTTTATAATTAAAATAATCTTAATTATATTTTAATTAGTGTGTGATAAGATATAATAAGCGAAAAATATATCAAACGATTGGTGTTAACTCGATTCACGGTATTAACAGTTTATGTCTAGCAAAATCTTTTTAAATTAACAATAGCTAATCAATTTTTAGAGGGAGGTAAGAAAAATATGAGGAAAAATGTGTTTTTAGTTGTAGGAATCCTAATTGTTAGTGGATTCGCGGCTAGTAACGTATCAAGTTTTACAAATACGCAGACAACAAACGATTTTGAAAAAATGTTTTCAATAGATGATTTATCAGCAAGAATACATTTTTATGCAATGCATCCAGAGTTTAGCAATTTACAAAAAGTAGATCAGTTTAACCAAAACCCGTTTAATGGCAGGGATTACCCAATAGGTACAATAATATGGCAATATTATATCACAGGTGGTTCTGATAATAGTGTAAAAGCCATTGCTCCTATTGAGGATATTAATGCCGATGGTAAAATAGATGTTATTGTTTGTTCAGAAGACTATAATGTTAGATGTTTTTCTGGAGGAGCAATTGGCACTGGATCTGTTATTTGGACCCGATATATTTATTCAGGTAGTCTTAACTATCAAAATGAACTAGCTATTATTCCTGATATTAACAGTGATGGTTATGATGATATAATAGTTGGTACACCATGGGGTTCTCGTTCAATTATAGCAATTTCAGGTTTAAATGGTAATATAATCTGGACGCATGATACACATGAATATGGTGGTGGCGGTTGGGTTTACCAAGTTGATTGCAGATATGATTATAATAATGATGGAGTAATTGATGTACTTGCAGCAACAGGTGATGATTCAACAGATACCGGCCCAAAAAGAGTTTATTGTTTAAATGGATTAAATGGTAACTCAATATGGGAATGTCCTCTTGGTGGACCTGGTTTTTCTGTAATTGGTGTACAAGATTTCACAGGTGATGGTAAACCAGATGTTATAGCAGGATCCTCAAATGAGGCAGAAACTATAGGTTATGTAAAAGGTATCAGTGGTGCAAATGGTGCACTGCTTTGGTCATTTACAGCAGCAGGATCCTCTGTATGGGCTTTAGAGCAAACAGATGATATCAATGGTGATGGAATAAAAGACGTAATTGCTGGTGATTTCAGTGGACATATTTATGGTTTAAATGCAGCAAATGGGGCTCAGCTATACAGCACTTCAATTGGTTCAGTAATTATTCAAAGATTTGCTAAATTAGTAGATATAAATAGTGATGGTCATCCAGATTTTGTTCCAGAACATAGTACATATCATACAACCCAAGCAATTGATGGTCAAACTGGTGGTATAATCTGGAATCGTGATGTCGCAGATCAACCATGGAGAGCAGCAAGAATACCAGATATAAGTGGTGACAACAAAGATGATGTTTTAGTTGGAACAATGTACAATAACAATTATTGTTATTTCCTCAATGGTGTTGATGGTACAGATTTAGTAACACCAATTGCATATGGTGAGGCAATTGATGGATTAAATGCAATTCCTGATGTTGTAAATGATGGTTCCTGGGAGATGGTTGCTGGTGGGAGAAATGGGAAATTAACATGTTTTTCAGGAGGACTTGATGCTGGGAATAGTCCACCAACAAAACCTGTGATAAATGGACCAAGTAATGGAATTGTTGGGGTAACCTATGAGTTTTCCTTTGTATCAACCGATCCTGAAAATGAAGATATTTACTATTTTGTTGACTGGGGTGATGGTAGTAACACTGGTTGGTTTGGACCATTTGAATCAGGTGTTCCAGTAACAAAAAGTCACAGCTGGCTTTCAACAGGTAATTATTACATTAAAGCAAAAGCAAAAGATGAAAAAGGTGCAGAAAGTGGCTGGTCAAATACATATCCTTTTATCGTAACTGAAAACCAACCTCCAAATACACCAGAAATATCAGGACCAACAAGTGGGAAACCAGGAGTAGAACTAACATATACAGTTATGACAACAGATCCTAACAATGATGATGTATACTACTACATTGACTGGGGAGACAACTCAAACACAGGGTGGATAGGACCAAATGCATCAGGAGGAACAGTGACAGTTAAACATACGTTTACAAAGAAAGGAACATACACGATTAACTACAGAGCGAAAGACATCTATGGTCTACAAAGCGGTTGGGGTACACTGAAAGTAACCGTACCGAGAACAAAGGTACCACTCATAAATAGATTACTGGATAGATTCCCAAACCTGTTCCCAATACTTCGACACTTATTAGGGCTATAAAAGACCTGAACAAAACTTAAAAAAACTCTCTCTTTCTTTTTATCCAGATTTTTTTTCATCAAATTTTTTCTTCCAAATAAAACTAACAACATAAGTAAAAACAATACTGAATACAAGTAACAAAACTGGTGTAACCACATTCTGCAAAAGCTGAAAGTTAACAATAAATAAAACACCGAAAGAAACAAGCATAACACCAGACAAAAGCTTCAAAACACGACCATGCCACTCACTAAGCTTAAGGCGACCAAGAGTAAAAACAAAAATAAGAACAATGACAATCAACGGAATCACATAAACAACGTTATAGAAAAATATGTACAAATAAGAATCAAACATAGACAGGTTATACAACCTAAGCTGATTTGTAAAAACAAGGGGAAAACCAGATGTGCAGAGAAGCTCATAAAAATTAACGGTGGCAGCAAGAACAATTGTACCAAAAATAACAGCAGTGATCTCAAGGTTTTTAACAAGGTCTCTCATACGTTTAAACAAACCAGGTTTTTTCTCATCAGGTATACTCAGAGAAACACCTTTTTTAAAAAAGAAGAAATCCTTTATATTAACAATGCCAAGAACAACCACTATACAACCTAAAATAATTGTTAAAACATCAATAAAACCACCAACTACAAAGAGAACATTATATAAAACAAACATAAACAGGTAATACCAAAAACCAGAAAAAAATATGAAAACACCACCAACAAGAAGCATGCGTCTACGAGAACGAGCATACAACATAAGGTTCAAAAGAAAAATCAAAATAAAAAAAGCACAGGGGTTGAAACTATCAAGACAACCAAGGACAATAGTCAGAACAGGTAGAGAAAGACTAGTAACATTAACCACTATCCTATAACCAAAAAAATCAACAACCAACTCCTGACCGCGGGTCTCATTTGTAGTTGTACCATTTAGATAAGCATCAATCACCCTGCTGATATCCAAAACAGTGAAATTCTGCCTGTTAAGCACCGTGGAATTAAAACTGCTCTTAATATAGACAAAAGGAAATGAAACGCTATAGTTTCTACTAATAGCTTGGTATTCCTTATAGTTTGTAACATTATTAGCTATATCCTTCCAGTTAACAGTGATCTTGTCTTTATATTTCTCAGCTGTCTCATTTACAATCGGGAATTTTGTTTTACAGCTACCGCATTTGCTGCTATAAAAGAAATCAACAGTTACCTTATTATTATCAGCTAAAACTGATTGAGCAATGAAACTAAATAAAACAAAAAAAACTGCAAAAAACAACATTTTCTGAGAATATTTTTTTTTCATAATTTTTTCATCCAAAATGGCTAAGTTGAATAAAAAACTATTCCTTTATTTTAGGGTAGAACCAAAATTCTAAATACAACAAACAATATCCAATAAACCTGGAGTGGTTGTTTAAAAAAAGAAAATAAAATTTGGGTGGAGGAAAAATCTTTTGGAAACAACTACGACTATTGAGATACTTAGATCAACTATAGGCAACCCAGTTACTAGGAAGATTATATCAGGTTTTGGTTTCTGTGAAAAATGTGGTAAACATAGTATAGAGATAGCCTTGGAGCTCTACGTTGGTGAGAGAAAAAAAGCATGTCTTAGATGCAGGTTAGCTGAAAAAAACCTTAGCAGTGTAGTAAAAACAGGTGGCAAAGCATTTGGTGTGAACGAAGAAACACTTAAAGAACAATTTCGCCATCCATCGTGGAGAAAAGCCCTCGCCAATGTGTTAACAGGTATATCACGTTTTGGTGTACAAAAACCGTTTGTAACAGGCGCACCATTTCTAGTAGTGTGGGATGTTACTTATGCCTGTAACCTGAGATGTAAACACTGTTATGCAAATGCTGGTAAAACACTGGAGGACGAGCTAACAACAGAAGAAGCCTTGGAGACGATAGATAAACTGGATCATGCGTCTGTACCCATCATAGCATTCTCAGGTGGGGAACCACTAGTCAGAAGAGATATATTCAAATTAACCAGGTATGCACAAGAAAAAGGCATCTACGCAGCTATTGCAACCAATGCGACACTTATAACAAAACAAAAGGTTAAGGAGATGAAAAAAAACGGGGTTGGTTTCGTGCAAATAAGCCTAGACGGAGCCACGGCAGAAACCCATGACCGTTTTAGAGGAATAGATGGTGTATTCAACAAAACAATACAGGGGATAAAAAACTGTGTGGAACAAAATTTTTTTGTGAACATAGCGACAACAGCAACCAAATACAACTACCAGGAAATACCAAGGATTATAGATTTATGTGAACAACTACATGTAGAGTGGTTCATGATATACAATTTTATACCAACTGGGAGAGGACAGTTTATAGCAGAAAATGATCTCTCGCCACAAGAAAGAGAACAGCTACTAAAAACACTATGGGATAGATTAAAAAAGGGTAGTAAAGTCAATGTGTTATCAACGGCACCACAGTTCGCACGTGTGGCGTTAGAATCAGAGATAAACCAGGATGAAAAAATCATACCAACACATTTCGCAAACCCAACTTTATCAGGTAAACTAGTAAACCTAGCAGAGTTCATAGGTGGATGTGGATGCGGGAGAGTTTATTGCGCAATAAAACCAAATGGTGACATAGAACCATGTGTATTCTTCCCTTTAACTATAGGTAACATAAAAAAAGATGATTTTGGGGATCTATGGAAAAACAACCAGATCCTAAAAGAACTCCGAAACAAAGACAAACTACAGGGAAACTGTGGGCAATGCAGCTACCGCTACTACTGCGGGGGATGCAGGGCAAGGGCATACGGCTACACTGGCAATTACCTGGGACCAGACCCTGGTTGTATAAAAAACCAAATGCTAATACAACAACCACAGTGTTAATAACCAAACAAAATTGTTTTTTTTAGAAGAATGTTGGATTGGGGAGGTGGAGAGGAAGAGAGGAGGTGAAAGGATGGAAAAAAAATAATTTTTTTTTCCTCCCTCAAGTCCAACATTTCATGTTATACTTTGTTTTTTTCTTTATAAACGATTTGTTGTACAATTGTTACCAGATTTCTTTTACAACTCTTACCAAAAAAAAATTATTTTTTCACTTTTTATTATTAAATTAATTTTGCTAAACCGAGTTCATAATCATACCAATAATGTCGTAACAGTTTTAAGGAATTAAAATACGTTTGTGGAGCATAATGAAATCCTTTTACACTCTCACGATATAATTTGAATGCGGTGTTTTTTGCAAAATATGAATAAATGTTTAACCCTAGTTTACCCAAACGTTTTAGCGTTTTATTATATCTATCTAAAATATTTTTGAATCCTTTACAAAGAGTATTACACTCTATAATAATATTTTGAGTCTCATTTATACGTTCAGATAAGTCATCTTTTAATATTTCTAAATCTTGTTTGAAATTAGTCATATTTTCAAGTAATGGATAGATTAGCTCTATTATAGTAAGTGTTTTTGTTGTATTTTCTAAGTATGTATTATATAAATTAAAGTACCAAATAACCCAGTATGTTGACTCATAACCAAGAAAGTTATTTGGTACATCTGGATTAATATCTTCGATAATCTCTAATATTGCTGAAAGATTATTATTTAATTCATTAATAGATATAATAGTATCATTAATACTAATTTTAATTTCATTAAGGACATTAGCTGTGTCTGTATAATCAATTAGATTAGCAGTTTTTTCCCAGACCTCTAATATAAAAGAAATATTTCTACTATTAATTGTGTTCAAATCTGTAATTTCATTTGAAGTCAAATAGTATAAAGCGTTGCTAATTATAGTATTTCCAACATATAATCTCTTCTCATCTTGCGCCCAGCAAAGACTTTCGGGATGGGTACTAAAAATCATTACTTTTCCCTTGCCAAAATTTGATGAAATCCAACTAGCTGATCCGTTAAAATTGTCGTTGAAATTATGGAAGCGAGCAACGACATGCGCGTTTTCTCCTAAATACGCAAAGTACGGTCCTCCACCATATTTATCTGGGACAATATCATCTAGTCCAAAGGTTACTGGATGTGACTCATCTACTATCTTTGCCTCGATATGTTTTGGGGTATAATTTACAACCTGTTTGCAAATTACATCTGATAATGCAAGGATTACAAGACTATTTAAATTTGGATTATAAGCACGTCTTTTAAGATAAATAGGTAAAGATCCAATATATAGCCCACTTGAAGCACTATAGGCACCATAACAGGAACCTATGTAACCACCTCCATTGGAAACAAAACTTCTAATTGTCTTTGATATCTTAGAGTTTAGATCTTCATTGATTTGATATAAACCAGCAGATAATCCCTTATGAAATGATGAATATCCTATACAAGAACCAGCCCAAATAATTATATTATATGCTGAATTATTCAATTTATCTTTTATTTTTGTTTCAGGTACAAAGTCAAAGTTTAAAAAACCACAATTTCTTGAAACCTCTAAATAGTGTTCCTCTCCACCTGCAAAAAGACTTTGATATTGAGCAATTTTTAATTCTGATAATGGATATG
Above is a genomic segment from Candidatus Thermoplasmatota archaeon containing:
- a CDS encoding radical SAM protein; protein product: METTTTIEILRSTIGNPVTRKIISGFGFCEKCGKHSIEIALELYVGERKKACLRCRLAEKNLSSVVKTGGKAFGVNEETLKEQFRHPSWRKALANVLTGISRFGVQKPFVTGAPFLVVWDVTYACNLRCKHCYANAGKTLEDELTTEEALETIDKLDHASVPIIAFSGGEPLVRRDIFKLTRYAQEKGIYAAIATNATLITKQKVKEMKKNGVGFVQISLDGATAETHDRFRGIDGVFNKTIQGIKNCVEQNFFVNIATTATKYNYQEIPRIIDLCEQLHVEWFMIYNFIPTGRGQFIAENDLSPQEREQLLKTLWDRLKKGSKVNVLSTAPQFARVALESEINQDEKIIPTHFANPTLSGKLVNLAEFIGGCGCGRVYCAIKPNGDIEPCVFFPLTIGNIKKDDFGDLWKNNQILKELRNKDKLQGNCGQCSYRYYCGGCRARAYGYTGNYLGPDPGCIKNQMLIQQPQC